The following proteins come from a genomic window of Actinomarinicola tropica:
- a CDS encoding alpha-(1->3)-arabinofuranosyltransferase domain-containing protein, protein METVDRTVRRAWRARGTPYAALALLSYVPLLLARPGVLNADTKGYLYLDPLGLMERARSLWDPVVGGGTVTHQTIGYLWPMGPFYALTEAVGLPDWVAQRLWVGSISFAAAAGALHLWNHLLGRRGVNVLGALAYGLSPYVLGHVTGQSALLLPFAAFPWLVVFMDRACTEKGWRWPAAYALVIATCGSLNGSSVFFVVVGSALWAPLRARSTAGVTLRDAFVALVRTGVLTLATQLWWLVGYAVGGRYGLPLLATTETLEVTSATTASTEVLRGLGYWFFYGTDVTGPWLEGIAPPYMEHVGLLAVGFVVPIVALVAGGATAWAHRTYFATLAALGLVLSVGAYSAAGRSPFGAAFAAGADASDLLFSLRNTQRATPLLLLGLAGLLVAGLHVLAEHRPRGRVVVHVALAVAVVASIPHHWTSGYIAERFHRPDELPAHWVDAADHLADGEGRILELPGIDFAAYRWGNTLDPITPGLVDRSVLARELVPMGSPPGVDLLGALDRSIQEGTFEPEALAPVARLLGASDVLVRSDLEYERYRTVRPRVFWDALTPTPPGLGPPTTFGDDQVNRADPSQPMIDEVELGIAPDAAEPPALAVFPVEDPHDLVRAEPTAGGTILAGDGEGVLATAAAGLLSSGPLRYAAEVTDDPAALDLALSPGTQVVLTDTNRLRGHRWYSLRENLGAVEVPGQPALEDDPGDARIPPVTDPDPSSQTVAEHRGAARVWATAYGNPITMTPENRAVLAFDGDERTAWTVETGQWDDPVVLGIELDQAVAVPAVHLRQAVGRPGMRAVEEVEIRLDGGRALRVALDERSLEPGGQPVPLDGDPVTTVEVEVLRSEPGDGPTGFSEVRIPDVRVEEVLHLPTDLVDAVGPGLVDHPLAIVLTRHRVNPAEVVRSDPELAMSRAFTLPAAGTFDVSGTARLSATAPEPTIDRTLGIAGAADGGVDATSTARLAGDLRHRAVSAVDDDLTTAWQTTFGDPRGATIEVASPTTFTLDALTLDVVADGRHSLPRTLEVRVDGQGPVVVEVPPVAESTEPGATTQVVVPLGTTVEGSTLRLTVVEIDERSTRDWYTGTPVTLPVGLAEIEVPGAEVTDPVLDESCRADLLSIDGTPVPLRVVGTAADAVDRAGLDVELCGDPVTLAAGEHVVRTAPGADTAIDLDRVVLELAGPAASAAVPAPDAPATVEWTRPSATAIDATVVPEGDEPFWLVVSESWNEGWTATADGEDLGEPAIHDAFGMGWVIEPGDGPIDVELRWAPQRTVDIGLAASALAAVACLALVVFGRRRPQPPRAAPTLVRDATWSPLAAPAALVAGALLVHPLAGLVLGLVVGAGVLWPRARPAVRLLPAIAVALAAAYVVVSQLRWGHPADFRWPEHFLRVHHLALAGPVLLAVLAWFDAPAQSGSQVEPSEPSTRPDEGSE, encoded by the coding sequence TTGGAGACCGTCGACCGGACCGTCCGTCGAGCGTGGCGCGCACGCGGCACCCCGTACGCGGCGCTCGCGCTCCTGTCCTACGTGCCGCTGCTGCTCGCCCGCCCGGGCGTGTTGAACGCCGACACCAAGGGCTACCTGTACCTCGATCCCCTCGGCCTGATGGAGCGCGCCCGCTCCCTGTGGGACCCCGTCGTCGGCGGCGGGACGGTCACCCACCAGACGATCGGCTACCTGTGGCCGATGGGCCCGTTCTACGCCCTGACCGAGGCCGTCGGGCTGCCCGACTGGGTGGCCCAGCGCCTGTGGGTCGGCTCGATCTCGTTCGCCGCGGCGGCCGGCGCCCTGCACCTCTGGAACCACCTCCTCGGTCGTCGCGGCGTCAACGTCCTCGGCGCCCTCGCCTACGGCCTGTCCCCGTACGTCCTCGGCCACGTCACCGGCCAGTCGGCGCTCCTCCTCCCCTTCGCCGCCTTCCCGTGGCTCGTCGTGTTCATGGACCGGGCCTGCACCGAGAAGGGGTGGCGCTGGCCGGCGGCCTACGCCCTCGTCATCGCGACCTGCGGGTCGCTGAACGGCAGCTCGGTGTTCTTCGTCGTGGTCGGCTCGGCGCTCTGGGCGCCCCTGCGTGCCCGCTCCACGGCCGGCGTCACCCTCCGCGACGCGTTCGTGGCCCTCGTCCGCACCGGCGTGCTCACCCTCGCCACCCAGCTGTGGTGGCTCGTCGGCTACGCCGTCGGCGGGCGGTACGGGCTCCCCCTGCTCGCCACCACCGAGACGCTCGAGGTGACGTCGGCGACCACCGCGTCGACCGAGGTGCTGCGGGGGCTCGGGTACTGGTTCTTCTACGGCACCGACGTCACCGGACCGTGGCTCGAGGGCATCGCCCCGCCGTACATGGAGCACGTCGGCCTGCTCGCCGTCGGCTTCGTCGTGCCGATCGTGGCCCTGGTCGCCGGGGGCGCCACGGCTTGGGCGCACCGCACGTACTTCGCCACCCTGGCCGCGCTCGGGCTCGTGCTGTCGGTGGGCGCCTACTCCGCGGCAGGTCGATCCCCGTTCGGCGCGGCGTTCGCCGCAGGCGCCGACGCGTCGGACCTGCTCTTCAGCCTCCGCAACACCCAGCGCGCCACGCCGCTGCTCCTCCTCGGGCTGGCCGGCCTGCTCGTCGCCGGCCTCCACGTGCTCGCCGAGCACCGGCCCCGTGGTCGCGTCGTGGTCCACGTCGCGCTCGCCGTCGCCGTGGTGGCGTCGATCCCCCACCACTGGACGTCGGGCTACATCGCCGAGCGCTTCCACCGGCCCGACGAGCTGCCTGCCCACTGGGTCGATGCCGCCGACCACCTCGCCGACGGGGAGGGAAGGATCCTCGAGCTGCCCGGCATCGACTTCGCCGCCTACCGCTGGGGCAACACGCTCGACCCGATCACGCCGGGGCTGGTCGACCGCTCCGTCCTCGCCCGTGAGCTGGTGCCGATGGGATCACCGCCGGGCGTCGACCTGCTGGGGGCGCTCGACCGGTCGATCCAGGAGGGCACCTTCGAGCCCGAGGCGCTGGCTCCCGTGGCCCGCCTGCTCGGCGCGTCGGACGTGCTCGTCCGCAGCGACCTGGAGTACGAGCGGTACCGGACCGTCCGCCCGCGCGTGTTCTGGGACGCGCTGACGCCCACGCCGCCAGGCCTCGGCCCACCGACCACCTTCGGCGACGACCAGGTCAACCGGGCCGACCCCTCCCAGCCGATGATCGACGAGGTCGAGCTCGGCATCGCACCCGACGCGGCGGAGCCGCCCGCCCTCGCGGTCTTCCCGGTCGAGGACCCCCACGACCTCGTGCGCGCCGAGCCGACCGCCGGCGGCACGATCCTCGCGGGGGACGGCGAGGGCGTCCTCGCCACGGCCGCGGCCGGCCTCCTCTCCTCCGGACCGCTGCGGTACGCGGCCGAGGTCACGGACGACCCGGCGGCTCTCGATCTCGCCCTCTCACCCGGCACGCAGGTGGTCCTGACCGACACCAACCGTCTCCGCGGCCACCGCTGGTACTCGCTGCGCGAGAACCTCGGCGCCGTCGAGGTGCCGGGCCAGCCCGCGCTCGAGGACGATCCCGGCGACGCGCGCATCCCCCCGGTGACCGATCCGGACCCGTCCTCCCAGACCGTCGCCGAGCACCGGGGTGCGGCGCGCGTGTGGGCCACCGCGTACGGCAACCCGATCACGATGACGCCCGAGAACCGGGCGGTGCTGGCGTTCGACGGCGACGAGCGCACGGCGTGGACGGTCGAGACCGGCCAGTGGGACGACCCGGTCGTCCTCGGCATCGAGCTCGACCAGGCCGTCGCCGTCCCGGCCGTCCACCTGCGCCAGGCCGTCGGCCGTCCGGGCATGCGCGCGGTGGAGGAGGTCGAGATCCGACTCGACGGCGGACGTGCCCTGCGGGTGGCGCTCGACGAGCGCTCGCTCGAGCCCGGGGGCCAGCCGGTGCCGCTCGACGGCGACCCCGTCACCACGGTCGAGGTGGAGGTGCTCCGGTCGGAGCCCGGCGACGGCCCGACCGGCTTCAGCGAGGTGCGCATCCCCGACGTGCGGGTCGAGGAGGTCCTGCACCTCCCCACCGACCTGGTCGACGCGGTCGGCCCCGGGCTCGTCGACCACCCGCTCGCGATCGTCCTGACCCGCCACCGGGTCAACCCGGCCGAGGTGGTCCGCAGCGACCCCGAGCTGGCGATGAGCCGGGCGTTCACCCTCCCCGCGGCCGGGACGTTCGACGTCTCCGGCACGGCGCGCCTCTCCGCGACCGCACCGGAGCCGACGATCGATCGCACCCTCGGGATCGCCGGCGCCGCGGACGGCGGCGTCGACGCGACCTCGACGGCCCGACTCGCGGGCGACCTCCGCCACCGCGCCGTGTCCGCCGTCGACGACGACCTCACGACGGCGTGGCAGACCACGTTCGGCGACCCGCGCGGCGCCACGATCGAGGTCGCCTCCCCCACCACCTTCACGCTCGACGCCCTGACGCTGGACGTCGTCGCCGACGGGCGCCACAGCCTCCCTCGCACCCTCGAGGTGCGCGTCGACGGGCAGGGCCCGGTCGTCGTCGAGGTCCCGCCCGTCGCCGAGTCGACCGAGCCCGGAGCGACGACCCAGGTGGTGGTGCCGCTCGGGACCACCGTCGAGGGGTCGACCCTGCGCCTGACGGTGGTCGAGATCGACGAGCGCTCGACCCGCGACTGGTACACGGGTACGCCGGTCACGCTGCCGGTGGGTCTGGCGGAGATCGAGGTCCCCGGTGCCGAGGTCACCGATCCCGTCCTCGACGAGTCCTGCCGGGCGGACCTGCTGTCGATCGACGGCACCCCGGTCCCCCTCCGGGTCGTCGGCACCGCCGCCGATGCCGTCGACCGCGCCGGGCTCGACGTCGAGCTGTGCGGCGACCCTGTCACGCTGGCCGCTGGCGAGCACGTCGTGCGCACGGCGCCGGGTGCGGACACGGCGATCGACCTCGACCGGGTGGTGCTCGAGCTCGCCGGTCCCGCGGCGTCCGCAGCGGTCCCCGCCCCGGATGCGCCGGCCACGGTCGAGTGGACGCGCCCGTCGGCCACCGCGATCGACGCCACGGTGGTGCCCGAGGGCGACGAGCCGTTCTGGCTCGTGGTGTCGGAGAGCTGGAACGAGGGGTGGACCGCGACGGCGGACGGCGAGGACCTCGGCGAGCCGGCGATCCACGACGCCTTCGGCATGGGGTGGGTCATCGAGCCCGGCGACGGGCCGATCGACGTCGAGCTGCGGTGGGCCCCCCAGCGCACGGTGGACATCGGGCTCGCGGCCTCGGCCCTCGCCGCCGTCGCGTGCCTCGCGCTCGTCGTGTTCGGTCGGCGGCGGCCCCAGCCGCCACGAGCGGCGCCGACTCTCGTGCGCGACGCGACCTGGTCGCCGCTCGCGGCACCGGCCGCCCTGGTGGCCGGCGCTCTCCTGGTCCACCCGCTGGCCGGCCTGGTGCTGGGCCTCGTCGTCGGCGCGGGCGTCCTCTGGCCGCGGGCGCGGCCGGCGGTGCGCCTCCTGCCCGCCATCGCCGTGGCCCTCGCCGCGGCCTACGTCGTCGTCTCGCAGCTCCGGTGGGGCCACCCCGCCGACTTCCGCTGGCCGGAGCACTTCCTCCGGGTGCACCACCTCGCGCTCGCCGGGCCGGTCCTCCTGGCGGTGCTCGCCTGGTTCGACGCGCCCGCTCAGTCCGGCAGCCAGGTCGAGCCGTCGGAGCCCTCGACGCGGCCCGACGAGGGCAGCGAGTAG
- a CDS encoding acyltransferase family protein yields the protein MNEEDGRVVHGAESRAAGRVAALDGLRGVAVLGVLAFHAGLTWMPGGFLGVSAFFTLSGFLIAGLLLDEWDQHHRIDLRAFWGRRVRRLLPASLVCLVGIAAFGLTVSAPVGRLDLRGDILAALAQVANWRFVLDERSYADLFAEPSPVLHFWSLAIEEQAYLLLPLVVVGVLHLARRREAVGSVLALLAVVSTLLMVAIAGAGHLTQAYYGTHTRAAEILWGAAAAAVLGGLSVRSALSERGTRLLGLASWPAIAAMGAMWATATAADLWVYRFALPLHPFLTLVVVLAVVRGVGPARLLSWSPLAGLGRISYGVYLYHWPLFLWLDEGRTGLEGPPLLALRLGATLVAALVSYRWIEQPIRRLPQLAVPRLLPLAALPALVVVGALVVGSTAVAPPRWAETSAPPPPSVPPEAFEAPPASVAPAAAEGGPEVPAILDRPLRLLVVGDSVSRSLGFGLDAWAAETGAFVVWNTGTPGCGIVRSVEVRSVGGAGATPEGCTSWPTLYADRIETFRPDLVVVLVGAWDAGDHRLEPGDEWRWAGDPTFDAALRRDVDLAAEVLTAGGATVAWLTYPHFTLANYPGVDPSAEDEDTPRRLDHVNDLVAGVVADHEDVGVVDLAGHMEHRPGGVFDTDLRPDGVHFDDDGALSVSRWLGPELLRLAGYSLPSSGRVEGSDGSTWLPD from the coding sequence GTGAACGAGGAGGACGGGAGGGTGGTTCATGGCGCCGAATCTAGGGCAGCCGGGCGCGTCGCAGCGCTCGACGGCCTGCGTGGCGTCGCCGTCCTCGGCGTCCTGGCGTTCCACGCCGGGCTCACCTGGATGCCCGGCGGGTTCCTCGGCGTCTCGGCCTTCTTCACCCTCTCCGGCTTCCTGATCGCGGGCCTCCTGCTCGACGAGTGGGATCAGCACCACCGCATCGACCTGCGCGCCTTCTGGGGTCGACGCGTGCGGCGCCTCCTGCCGGCATCGCTGGTCTGCCTCGTGGGCATCGCCGCCTTCGGCCTCACGGTCAGCGCCCCCGTGGGTCGCCTCGATCTGCGGGGCGACATCCTCGCCGCCCTGGCCCAGGTCGCGAACTGGCGGTTCGTCCTCGACGAGCGCTCCTACGCCGACCTCTTCGCCGAGCCGAGCCCGGTCCTCCACTTCTGGAGCCTCGCCATCGAGGAGCAGGCCTACCTGCTCCTGCCGCTCGTCGTCGTCGGCGTGCTGCACCTGGCCCGCCGCCGGGAGGCGGTCGGATCGGTCCTGGCGCTGCTCGCGGTGGTGTCGACGCTGCTGATGGTCGCGATCGCGGGGGCGGGGCACCTCACGCAGGCCTACTACGGCACCCACACCCGAGCGGCCGAGATCCTCTGGGGCGCGGCCGCCGCGGCGGTCCTCGGCGGTCTGTCGGTGCGCTCCGCGCTCTCGGAGCGCGGCACACGGCTCCTCGGCCTGGCGAGCTGGCCGGCGATCGCCGCCATGGGGGCGATGTGGGCGACCGCGACCGCCGCCGACCTCTGGGTCTACCGGTTCGCCCTCCCGCTGCACCCGTTCCTGACCCTGGTGGTCGTGCTCGCCGTGGTGCGCGGCGTGGGCCCGGCGCGGCTGCTCTCGTGGTCGCCGCTCGCCGGGCTCGGCCGGATCTCCTACGGCGTCTACCTCTACCACTGGCCCCTGTTCCTCTGGCTCGACGAGGGCCGCACCGGCCTGGAGGGGCCGCCGCTGCTCGCCCTGCGGCTCGGCGCCACGCTGGTCGCCGCCCTCGTCTCGTACCGCTGGATCGAGCAGCCGATCCGCCGGTTGCCGCAGCTGGCCGTCCCGCGGCTGCTGCCGCTGGCCGCCCTGCCGGCTCTCGTCGTCGTCGGGGCCCTCGTCGTCGGGTCGACGGCGGTGGCGCCGCCCCGGTGGGCCGAGACCAGCGCACCGCCCCCGCCGAGCGTCCCGCCGGAGGCGTTCGAGGCGCCGCCGGCCAGCGTCGCACCGGCGGCGGCGGAGGGCGGCCCCGAGGTGCCGGCGATCCTCGACCGGCCGCTGCGCCTCCTCGTCGTGGGCGACTCGGTGTCGCGCTCGCTCGGCTTCGGGCTCGACGCCTGGGCGGCCGAGACGGGGGCCTTCGTGGTCTGGAACACCGGGACGCCGGGATGCGGCATCGTCCGCAGCGTCGAGGTGCGCTCGGTGGGCGGCGCGGGCGCGACCCCCGAGGGCTGCACGAGCTGGCCGACCCTCTACGCCGATCGGATCGAGACCTTCCGGCCCGACCTGGTGGTCGTGCTCGTCGGCGCGTGGGACGCCGGCGACCACCGCCTCGAGCCGGGCGACGAGTGGCGGTGGGCGGGCGACCCGACGTTCGACGCCGCGCTGCGCCGGGACGTCGACCTCGCCGCCGAGGTGCTGACGGCGGGCGGGGCGACGGTGGCCTGGCTCACGTACCCCCACTTCACGCTGGCGAACTACCCGGGCGTCGATCCGAGCGCCGAGGACGAGGACACGCCCCGGCGGCTCGACCACGTCAACGACCTGGTGGCCGGCGTCGTCGCCGATCACGAGGACGTCGGCGTCGTCGATCTCGCCGGGCACATGGAGCACCGGCCCGGCGGCGTGTTCGACACCGACCTGCGCCCCGACGGCGTCCACTTCGACGACGACGGTGCCCTGTCGGTGTCGCGCTGGCTGGGCCCGGAGCTGCTGCGACTCGCGGGCTACTCGCTGCCCTCGTCGGGCCGCGTCGAGGGCTCCGACGGCTCGACCTGGCTGCCGGACTGA
- a CDS encoding alpha/beta fold hydrolase translates to MERQDAEDGDATQAVERCDAPGCPRFGAMNHPPVLLVHGFATSAERTWREPGWIDLITEAGRTVLAPDLLGHGDAPKPHEVDAYDAVEDLVADVLPDEPVDAIGYSMGARVVLTLAARSPERFRRIVVAGIGANVFRSEASTAVADAVEGRYDPDNRVLAHFHELGTTPGNDPLALAAFMRRPSPVLRPEDLARVSCPVLVVLGEQDFVWPADDLVAALPDARFLPLPKVDHFGTPKDFTFIDEALGFLDARPF, encoded by the coding sequence GTGGAACGCCAGGACGCCGAGGACGGCGACGCCACGCAGGCCGTCGAGCGCTGCGACGCGCCCGGCTGCCCTAGATTCGGCGCCATGAACCACCCTCCCGTCCTCCTCGTTCACGGCTTCGCCACCTCGGCCGAGCGTACCTGGCGTGAACCGGGATGGATCGACCTCATCACCGAGGCGGGACGCACGGTTCTGGCCCCCGACCTGCTCGGCCACGGCGATGCTCCGAAGCCGCACGAGGTCGACGCCTACGACGCCGTCGAGGACCTCGTCGCCGACGTCCTGCCCGACGAGCCGGTCGACGCCATCGGCTACTCGATGGGCGCCCGCGTCGTGCTCACCCTGGCCGCCCGGTCGCCGGAGCGCTTCCGCCGCATCGTCGTCGCCGGCATCGGCGCCAACGTCTTCCGCTCCGAGGCGAGCACCGCTGTGGCCGACGCCGTCGAGGGCCGCTACGACCCCGACAACCGGGTCCTCGCCCACTTCCACGAGCTCGGGACCACGCCCGGGAACGACCCGCTCGCGCTGGCGGCGTTCATGCGACGCCCCTCGCCGGTGCTGCGGCCCGAGGACCTGGCCCGCGTGAGCTGCCCCGTCCTCGTCGTGCTCGGCGAGCAGGACTTCGTCTGGCCGGCGGACGACCTCGTCGCCGCCCTGCCCGACGCCCGGTTCCTGCCGCTCCCCAAGGTCGACCACTTCGGGACGCCGAAGGACTTCACGTTCATCGACGAGGCCCTCGGCTTCCTCGACGCCCGGCCGTTCTAG
- a CDS encoding bifunctional glycosyltransferase/class I SAM-dependent methyltransferase, producing MHRIGILVVAYNAEATLAAVLDRIPSGFRSRIDTVLIADDYSADATFERGLEYQEANSELPITVIRRPRNLGYGGNQKAGYRWAIEQGLDIVVLLHGDGQYAPELLPEMVAPIESGEADAVFGSRMMIPGAARRGGMPLYKYVGNRILTQAQNAIVGESLSEWHSGYRAYRVAALDDVPFELNDDGFNFDTQIIVQLHEAGKRIHEVPIPTYYGDEICYVDGVRYAGDVMRDVVKYRLHKIGFGSGEMAFASDAYETKDSLDSSHRQLLEWMAHRPPSKVLDLGCSDGALADRLRRLGHHVTGVDVVEMPGVGTRVDAFVRGDLDDGIPAEAGTGFDVVLAADVIEHVRDPDAMLRSILAVLKPDGTLLASIPNFAHWYPRLRTVLGRFDYERRGILDRGHLRFFTHRSFMRVARRAGYIADWESATGLPLEVVDRGGDGGGVAGSPVARLVRWVDRRGVRAWPNLFAYQYLFALRPDPMVHQG from the coding sequence ATGCACCGGATCGGGATCCTCGTCGTCGCGTACAACGCCGAGGCGACGCTCGCCGCGGTCCTCGATCGCATCCCCTCGGGCTTCCGCTCCCGCATCGACACCGTGCTCATCGCGGACGACTACAGCGCCGACGCGACCTTCGAGCGGGGGCTCGAGTACCAGGAGGCGAACTCGGAGCTGCCGATCACCGTGATCCGGCGGCCGCGCAACCTCGGCTACGGCGGCAACCAGAAGGCCGGCTACCGGTGGGCGATCGAGCAGGGCCTCGACATCGTGGTGCTCCTCCACGGCGACGGCCAGTACGCCCCGGAGCTGCTGCCCGAGATGGTCGCGCCCATCGAGTCCGGCGAGGCCGACGCCGTCTTCGGGTCCCGGATGATGATCCCCGGCGCCGCCCGGCGTGGCGGCATGCCCCTCTACAAGTACGTCGGCAACCGGATCCTCACCCAGGCCCAGAACGCGATCGTCGGCGAGTCCCTGAGCGAGTGGCACTCGGGCTACCGGGCCTACCGGGTCGCGGCGCTCGACGACGTGCCCTTCGAGCTCAACGACGACGGCTTCAACTTCGACACGCAGATCATCGTGCAGCTGCACGAGGCCGGGAAGCGGATCCACGAGGTCCCGATCCCCACCTACTACGGGGACGAGATCTGCTACGTCGACGGCGTGCGGTACGCCGGCGACGTGATGCGCGACGTCGTGAAGTACCGGCTGCACAAGATCGGCTTCGGCAGCGGCGAGATGGCCTTCGCCAGCGACGCCTACGAGACGAAGGACTCGCTCGACAGCTCGCACCGCCAGCTCCTCGAGTGGATGGCCCACCGGCCACCGAGCAAGGTGCTCGACCTCGGCTGCTCGGACGGCGCGCTGGCCGACCGGCTCCGGCGGCTCGGCCACCACGTCACCGGCGTCGACGTGGTCGAGATGCCCGGTGTCGGCACGCGCGTCGACGCGTTCGTCCGGGGCGACCTCGACGACGGCATCCCCGCGGAGGCGGGCACCGGGTTCGACGTCGTCCTCGCCGCCGACGTCATCGAGCACGTCCGGGACCCCGACGCCATGCTCCGCTCGATCCTCGCCGTCCTGAAGCCCGACGGCACCCTGCTCGCCTCCATCCCGAACTTCGCCCACTGGTACCCGCGCCTGCGCACGGTCCTCGGCCGCTTCGACTACGAGCGCCGCGGCATCCTCGACCGGGGGCACCTGCGGTTCTTCACCCACCGCAGCTTCATGCGGGTCGCCCGGCGGGCCGGCTACATCGCCGACTGGGAGAGCGCGACCGGGCTGCCCCTCGAGGTGGTCGACAGGGGCGGCGACGGTGGTGGTGTCGCGGGCTCACCCGTGGCCCGCCTCGTCCGCTGGGTCGACCGGCGCGGCGTGCGCGCCTGGCCGAACCTGTTCGCCTACCAGTACCTGTTCGCGCTCCGTCCCGACCCGATGGTGCACCAGGGCTGA
- a CDS encoding Zn-dependent alcohol dehydrogenase gives MRAAVLNTIPGELEIEEVAVASPGPHEVLIRVAAAGLCHSDLHFIEGKYPYMTPAVLGHESAGVVEAVGDQVTYVQPGDHVITCLSVYCGGCENCLTGHPSICTGAAATERTADQPPRLSRNDGEPVHQFLKMSSFAEMMLIHEHGLVKIREDMPLDRAALIGCGVTTGLGAVFNTAKVEPGTTVAVIGCGGIGLNAIQGARIAGANRIIAVDMLDSKLELAKEFGATDGVNAGAGDPVQQVMELTGGGVHHAFEAIGLKVAAEQAFGMLRAGGTATIIGMIPVGQNVELPGVAFLSEKKIQGSNMGSNRFRVDMPRYIEMYMDGRLKLDELVSRRITLDEVNDGFAAMKTGELARSVIVFD, from the coding sequence ATGCGCGCCGCCGTCCTGAACACCATCCCGGGTGAGCTCGAGATCGAGGAGGTCGCGGTCGCGAGCCCCGGGCCGCACGAGGTCCTCATCCGGGTCGCGGCCGCCGGTCTCTGCCACAGCGACCTCCACTTCATCGAGGGCAAGTACCCCTACATGACCCCTGCGGTGCTCGGCCACGAGTCCGCCGGCGTCGTCGAGGCGGTCGGGGACCAGGTCACCTACGTGCAGCCGGGCGACCACGTGATCACCTGCCTCTCCGTCTACTGCGGCGGCTGCGAGAACTGCCTCACCGGGCACCCGTCGATCTGCACCGGCGCTGCGGCCACCGAGCGCACCGCCGACCAGCCGCCGCGCCTGTCCCGCAACGACGGCGAGCCGGTCCACCAGTTCCTGAAGATGTCCTCGTTTGCCGAGATGATGCTCATCCACGAGCACGGCCTGGTGAAGATCCGCGAGGACATGCCGCTCGACCGTGCCGCGCTCATCGGCTGCGGCGTCACCACCGGCCTCGGCGCGGTGTTCAACACCGCCAAGGTCGAGCCGGGCACGACGGTCGCCGTCATCGGCTGCGGCGGCATCGGCCTGAACGCCATCCAGGGCGCCCGCATCGCCGGGGCGAACCGCATCATCGCCGTCGACATGCTCGACTCGAAGCTCGAGCTGGCGAAGGAGTTCGGCGCGACCGACGGCGTCAACGCCGGTGCCGGCGATCCCGTCCAGCAGGTGATGGAGCTCACCGGCGGCGGCGTGCACCACGCGTTCGAGGCCATCGGCCTGAAGGTCGCCGCCGAGCAGGCGTTCGGCATGCTCCGGGCCGGCGGCACGGCCACGATCATCGGCATGATCCCCGTCGGCCAGAACGTCGAGCTGCCCGGCGTGGCCTTCCTGTCGGAGAAGAAGATCCAGGGCTCGAACATGGGCTCGAACCGCTTCCGGGTCGACATGCCCCGCTACATCGAGATGTACATGGACGGGCGGCTGAAGCTCGACGAGCTCGTCTCCCGGCGGATCACGCTCGACGAGGTCAACGACGGGTTCGCGGCGATGAAGACGGGCGAGCTGGCCCGCAGCGTCATCGTCTTCGACTAG
- a CDS encoding SCO6745 family protein yields MDPALARSAHRTLEPYHGIVYFAAEPQEAYEALGLAGRSGYFASRSAAMGAVDAEVVVATFFNFHPELVRRAMAGVWDATTPQEVLDARHGGIDATLRRILGDAVASGEVAEALELARRAATDLPISGRPLFAAHAGLHWPDEPHLALWHALTLLREFRGDGHLVALLDAGIASGCEALVSHASVGDVPAGVLRSSRAWPEDEWAAAEDALRARGWIDDEGAATEAGRAAREAIERRTDELAMAAWSRLDEPEVQRLRELVRPLSRAIVASGELGRPPASSPRG; encoded by the coding sequence ATGGACCCAGCCCTCGCCCGCTCCGCCCACCGCACCCTCGAGCCGTACCACGGCATCGTCTACTTCGCCGCCGAGCCGCAGGAGGCGTACGAGGCGCTCGGGCTCGCCGGTCGGTCCGGCTACTTCGCGAGCCGATCCGCGGCGATGGGGGCGGTCGACGCCGAGGTCGTCGTCGCCACCTTCTTCAACTTCCACCCGGAGCTGGTCCGCCGTGCGATGGCGGGGGTGTGGGACGCGACGACACCGCAGGAGGTGCTCGACGCCCGCCACGGCGGCATCGACGCGACCTTGCGGCGCATCCTCGGCGACGCCGTCGCCAGCGGCGAGGTCGCCGAGGCCCTCGAGCTGGCCCGCCGCGCGGCGACGGACCTCCCGATCTCCGGGCGCCCGCTGTTCGCCGCCCACGCCGGCCTGCACTGGCCCGACGAGCCGCACCTCGCCCTGTGGCACGCGCTGACCCTGCTCCGCGAGTTCCGCGGCGACGGGCACCTCGTCGCCCTCCTCGACGCCGGCATCGCCTCGGGCTGCGAGGCGCTCGTGAGCCACGCGTCGGTGGGCGACGTGCCGGCGGGGGTGCTGCGCTCCTCCCGGGCGTGGCCCGAGGACGAGTGGGCGGCGGCCGAGGACGCGCTACGGGCTCGTGGGTGGATCGACGACGAGGGCGCGGCGACCGAGGCGGGGCGCGCGGCGCGCGAGGCCATCGAGCGGCGCACCGACGAGCTGGCCATGGCCGCGTGGTCCCGCCTCGACGAGCCCGAGGTCCAGCGGCTGCGTGAGCTCGTCCGCCCGTTGAGCAGGGCGATCGTGGCGTCGGGCGAGCTGGGGCGCCCACCGGCGTCGTCCCCACGCGGGTGA